The following are from one region of the Halogeometricum sp. S3BR5-2 genome:
- a CDS encoding nicotinamide-nucleotide adenylyltransferase gives MRGFYIGRFQPFHNGHHRMVEEIAKEVDELVLGIGSAGDSHSPRNPFTAGERVMMVTKSVADFDITTYAVPIEDLDRNSVWVSHVQSMSPAFDVAYSNNPLVIQLFSEAGVEVHQSPMFNRDVLEGTELRDRMRHDENWRDLVPDPVERIIDEVGGIERLQRVSDTDSNGGREDYPSPS, from the coding sequence ATGCGGGGGTTCTACATCGGTCGCTTCCAGCCCTTTCACAACGGCCACCACCGGATGGTCGAAGAGATAGCCAAAGAGGTGGACGAACTCGTCCTCGGTATCGGTTCCGCCGGCGATTCCCACTCGCCGCGAAACCCGTTCACGGCCGGCGAACGCGTCATGATGGTGACGAAGTCCGTCGCGGACTTCGACATCACCACCTACGCCGTCCCCATCGAGGACCTGGACAGAAACTCCGTCTGGGTGAGCCACGTCCAGAGCATGTCGCCCGCCTTCGACGTGGCGTACTCGAACAACCCCCTCGTCATCCAACTGTTCTCCGAGGCCGGCGTGGAGGTCCACCAGTCGCCGATGTTCAACCGCGACGTGCTGGAGGGCACGGAACTCCGCGACCGGATGAGACACGACGAGAACTGGCGCGACCTCGTCCCCGACCCCGTCGAGCGAATCATCGACGAGGTGGGCGGCATCGAACGCCTCCAACGCGTCAGCGACACCGACTCGAACGGCGGGCGCGAGGACTACCCCTCGCCGTCGTAG
- a CDS encoding trimeric intracellular cation channel family protein has protein sequence MNVVGLLAFAVAGSLKASDAGLDLFGVAVLGVLTALGGGTVRDVLVNRPPASLTTTGDMTVALVGVALAVAISRRASEHARVLDSRAFLVSDAVGLAAFAATGALVGTDAGLAPYGVVVLAAVTAVGGGSLADVLLGRVPVVLREDFYATPALLGGGVFLLARLAGAPTGIPAGACAGVVFAVRMLALRREWRLPRV, from the coding sequence ATGAACGTCGTCGGCCTTCTCGCGTTCGCCGTCGCGGGGTCGCTGAAGGCGTCCGACGCCGGCCTCGACCTGTTCGGCGTGGCCGTCCTCGGCGTCCTCACCGCCCTCGGCGGCGGCACCGTCCGCGACGTCCTCGTCAACCGACCCCCCGCATCGCTGACGACGACGGGAGACATGACCGTCGCCCTCGTCGGCGTGGCCCTCGCCGTCGCCATCTCGCGGCGCGCCTCCGAACACGCCCGCGTTCTCGACAGTCGCGCGTTCCTCGTGAGCGACGCCGTCGGCCTCGCGGCCTTCGCCGCGACGGGGGCCCTCGTCGGCACGGACGCCGGACTGGCGCCGTACGGGGTGGTCGTCCTCGCGGCGGTGACGGCCGTCGGCGGCGGGTCGCTGGCGGACGTGCTCCTCGGCCGCGTGCCCGTCGTCCTGCGCGAGGACTTCTACGCGACGCCCGCCCTCCTCGGCGGCGGCGTCTTCCTCCTCGCGCGTCTCGCCGGCGCGCCGACCGGGATTCCCGCCGGCGCCTGCGCCGGCGTCGTCTTCGCCGTGCGGATGCTGGCGCTCCGGCGCGAGTGGCGACTCCCGCGGGTCTGA
- the trpA gene encoding tryptophan synthase subunit alpha produces the protein MGNPALDAAFEGGAAFVPYLAAGDPDFDSSLEYVEALERGGADVIELGLPFSEPVAEGPTIQEAVVRSLEGGMTPDRFFEFVEALDVEVPLVCMTYYNLIYRYGDEEGPRPFVEKAAEVGLSGFVVPDLPAEEADPLREACDEFGLDLVFIVAPTTEGDRLDRIMERVSGYVYVQARLGVTGAQDDVSGQTESSLDRLAEYDVPKAVGFGIKTGDHAERIVAAGADGIIVGSALVDIVAEGHEDDEDAETVAARLEEKARELKEGAERGLAQRAPEAERT, from the coding sequence ATGGGCAACCCCGCACTCGACGCCGCCTTCGAGGGCGGCGCGGCGTTCGTGCCGTACCTCGCGGCGGGCGACCCCGACTTCGACTCTTCTCTCGAATACGTCGAAGCCCTCGAACGCGGCGGCGCCGACGTCATCGAACTCGGTCTCCCCTTCTCGGAACCCGTCGCGGAGGGCCCGACGATTCAGGAGGCTGTCGTCCGGTCGCTGGAGGGGGGGATGACCCCCGACCGGTTCTTCGAGTTCGTCGAGGCCCTCGACGTGGAGGTTCCGCTGGTCTGTATGACCTACTACAACCTCATCTATCGCTACGGAGACGAAGAAGGACCGCGGCCGTTCGTCGAGAAGGCCGCGGAGGTGGGCTTGTCGGGGTTCGTCGTCCCCGACCTTCCCGCCGAGGAGGCCGACCCGTTGCGCGAGGCCTGCGACGAGTTCGGCCTCGACCTCGTGTTCATCGTCGCGCCGACGACGGAGGGCGACCGACTCGACCGCATCATGGAACGCGTCTCCGGCTACGTCTACGTGCAGGCGCGCCTCGGCGTCACCGGCGCGCAGGACGACGTCTCCGGGCAGACCGAATCGAGCCTCGATAGACTCGCCGAATACGACGTCCCGAAGGCCGTCGGGTTCGGAATCAAGACGGGCGACCACGCCGAGCGAATCGTCGCCGCGGGCGCCGACGGCATCATCGTCGGGAGCGCCCTCGTCGACATCGTGGCTGAGGGCCACGAAGACGACGAGGACGCCGAGACGGTGGCGGCCCGACTGGAGGAGAAGGCGCGGGAACTGAAAGAGGGGGCCGAGCGCGGATTGGCGCAACGTGCGCCCGAAGCGGAACGCACATAA
- the thsA gene encoding thermosome subunit alpha produces the protein MQQPLYILSGGSSRTRGQAAQDSNIRAGKAVASAVRTTLGPRGMDKMLVDSTGNVVITNDGATILEEMDIEHPAAQMIVEVAETQEKEVGDGTTTAAVLTGELLAHAEDLLEADLHPTVIVEGYTEAARLAQEAIDAQVLDVDLDDDLLETVAESSMTGKGTGDVTADVLAQHVVRAVRMVHAENGRFDRDDVRVLTRTGASSSATELVEGVVIDKDPVNDNMPKSVEDATVAVLDAKLDVRKGEVDTEYTITSVEQLDAALKAEDDELRGYAKAFADAGVDVVFCTKSISDRVAGHLAAAGVLAFKSVKKSDARAIARATGAKRLGSATDLDESDFGRADSVSLKKYGDDELVFVEGGDASKAVTLFLRGGTEHVVDELERAINDAIDVTVAALDKGGVVPGAGATEIAIADHVRAEAAGIEGRKQLAVEAFADAVEALPRTLAENTGMDPIDALVDLRARYENEGIAGVISSGRSGEIGDPVEHGILDPAAVKREAVESATEAATMIVRIDDVIAAE, from the coding sequence ATGCAGCAGCCCCTGTACATCCTCTCCGGCGGTAGCTCCCGAACGCGCGGTCAGGCCGCCCAAGATTCGAACATCCGAGCGGGTAAGGCCGTCGCGAGCGCCGTACGGACGACGCTCGGCCCCCGCGGGATGGACAAGATGCTGGTCGACTCCACAGGTAACGTCGTCATCACGAACGACGGCGCGACCATCCTCGAAGAGATGGACATCGAACACCCCGCCGCGCAGATGATCGTCGAAGTGGCCGAGACACAGGAGAAGGAGGTCGGCGACGGCACCACCACCGCGGCCGTTCTGACGGGCGAACTCCTCGCGCACGCCGAGGACCTCCTCGAAGCGGACCTCCACCCGACCGTCATCGTCGAGGGCTACACCGAGGCGGCCCGCCTCGCGCAGGAGGCCATCGACGCGCAGGTGCTCGACGTCGACCTCGACGACGACCTCCTCGAGACGGTCGCCGAGTCCAGCATGACCGGGAAGGGCACCGGCGACGTGACCGCCGACGTCCTCGCACAGCACGTCGTCCGCGCGGTCCGCATGGTCCACGCCGAGAACGGTCGGTTCGACCGCGACGACGTGCGCGTACTGACCCGCACGGGCGCGTCCTCCTCGGCGACGGAACTCGTCGAGGGCGTCGTCATCGACAAAGACCCCGTCAACGACAACATGCCCAAGTCCGTCGAGGACGCCACCGTCGCGGTCCTCGACGCGAAACTCGACGTCCGCAAGGGCGAGGTCGACACCGAGTACACCATCACCTCCGTCGAGCAGTTGGACGCGGCGCTCAAGGCCGAGGACGACGAACTCCGCGGCTACGCGAAGGCGTTCGCCGACGCCGGCGTCGACGTGGTGTTCTGCACGAAGTCCATCTCGGACCGCGTCGCCGGTCACCTCGCCGCCGCGGGCGTCCTCGCGTTCAAGAGCGTGAAGAAGTCCGACGCGCGCGCCATCGCCCGCGCCACGGGCGCCAAGCGCCTCGGCTCCGCGACCGACCTCGACGAATCCGACTTCGGTCGCGCCGACTCCGTCTCGCTGAAGAAGTACGGCGACGACGAACTCGTGTTCGTCGAGGGCGGCGACGCCTCGAAGGCGGTCACGCTGTTCCTCCGCGGCGGCACCGAACACGTCGTCGACGAACTCGAACGCGCCATCAACGACGCCATCGACGTGACCGTCGCGGCCCTCGACAAGGGCGGCGTCGTCCCCGGCGCGGGCGCGACCGAAATCGCCATCGCCGACCACGTCCGCGCCGAGGCCGCGGGTATCGAGGGCCGCAAGCAACTCGCCGTCGAGGCGTTCGCCGACGCCGTCGAGGCGCTTCCGCGCACCCTCGCGGAGAACACCGGCATGGACCCCATCGACGCCCTGGTCGACCTGCGCGCGCGCTACGAGAACGAGGGCATCGCGGGCGTCATCTCCAGCGGTCGCAGCGGCGAGATAGGCGACCCCGTCGAGCACGGCATCCTCGACCCCGCCGCGGTCAAGCGCGAGGCGGTCGAGTCCGCCACCGAGGCCGCGACGATGATCGTCCGCATCGACGACGTCATCGCCGCCGAGTGA
- a CDS encoding CPBP family intramembrane glutamic endopeptidase: protein MPDWATFAAFASVVTAGLLVLSFASRGAISPDDERPHRAVEDENGSRDGDVRAAPDDPEGSSDRARKPSGGAPDHREVVLPKSGVRYRLDPPHEDEDENGVEAGGIPELSTAELLANVAFSQGLFAVFLLAGAWYARIPPSAFGAGADSLSAASLAVGTALGVVLYVVNQVGAALGAARGLGNAEELREALAPETPAGWAVLLFAVLPVIAGFEELLFRGALVGVFAAGFGVSPWLLALVSSVAFALGHNAQGRLGVLVTGTLGFVLAAAYVLTGSLFAVVLAHYLVNALEFVVHEGLELDWAARLT from the coding sequence ATGCCCGACTGGGCGACGTTCGCCGCGTTCGCGAGCGTCGTCACGGCGGGCCTCCTGGTCCTCTCTTTCGCCTCCCGAGGCGCTATTTCACCCGACGACGAGCGGCCGCACCGAGCGGTCGAGGACGAGAACGGGAGCAGGGACGGCGACGTCCGAGCGGCGCCGGACGACCCCGAGGGGTCGTCGGACCGAGCGCGGAAGCCGTCCGGGGGCGCCCCGGACCACCGGGAAGTCGTCCTCCCGAAATCCGGCGTCCGCTACCGGTTGGACCCGCCGCACGAGGACGAAGACGAGAACGGGGTCGAAGCCGGAGGTATTCCGGAGCTATCGACCGCCGAACTGCTCGCCAACGTCGCGTTCTCGCAGGGGTTGTTCGCCGTCTTCCTCCTCGCGGGCGCGTGGTACGCGCGGATTCCCCCGTCGGCGTTCGGCGCGGGGGCGGACTCGCTGTCCGCCGCGTCCCTCGCCGTCGGCACCGCTCTCGGCGTCGTCCTGTACGTCGTCAACCAAGTCGGGGCCGCGCTGGGCGCCGCGCGCGGACTCGGCAACGCCGAGGAACTCCGGGAGGCGCTGGCGCCCGAGACGCCCGCCGGGTGGGCCGTCCTCCTCTTCGCCGTCCTCCCGGTCATCGCCGGGTTCGAGGAACTGCTCTTCCGCGGCGCCCTCGTGGGCGTCTTCGCCGCCGGCTTCGGCGTCTCGCCGTGGCTCCTCGCTCTCGTCTCCTCGGTCGCGTTCGCCCTCGGGCACAACGCGCAGGGGCGCCTCGGCGTCCTCGTCACCGGGACGCTCGGGTTCGTCCTCGCGGCGGCGTACGTCCTCACGGGTAGCCTGTTCGCCGTCGTGCTGGCGCACTACCTCGTGAACGCCCTGGAGTTCGTCGTCCACGAGGGGCTCGAACTCGACTGGGCGGCGCGGCTGACGTAG
- a CDS encoding amidohydrolase family protein translates to MLELNHGFRVVDVHARLDPDGEESVATRGRETSPERLERELHQAGVVRAVVSPGRRAEGEGYLRANNAVARMSVDRPFVAFARVNGPRDPSGRASARLRNLTASRDDSHADPDDIEQYAYDDRFHGFTLAPAVDGLPDEETLDRLDDVGLPVLVHGGREFTPDDAAETLLRREFPVILAGFGGYPLERDLMNRSIDLLEEFDGLHLDTSFVRFRGVMERALLEHPDRVLFGSGAPEAHPNVGVMELLTLDVSEDAMRRAFSKNAARVIPELGPGEE, encoded by the coding sequence GTGCTCGAACTGAACCACGGGTTCCGGGTGGTGGACGTCCACGCGCGGTTGGACCCCGACGGCGAGGAGTCGGTGGCCACGCGGGGACGGGAGACGAGTCCCGAACGGTTGGAGCGGGAACTCCACCAAGCCGGCGTCGTCCGCGCCGTCGTCTCGCCGGGGCGGCGCGCCGAGGGGGAGGGGTACCTCCGCGCGAACAACGCCGTCGCGCGGATGAGCGTCGACCGGCCGTTCGTCGCGTTCGCGCGCGTGAACGGCCCGCGGGACCCGAGCGGACGCGCCAGCGCGCGCCTGCGGAACCTCACCGCCTCCCGGGACGACAGCCACGCCGACCCGGACGACATCGAGCAGTACGCCTACGACGACCGGTTCCACGGGTTCACGCTCGCGCCCGCCGTCGACGGCCTGCCCGACGAGGAGACGCTGGACCGACTGGACGACGTGGGCCTGCCCGTCCTCGTCCACGGCGGCCGGGAGTTCACCCCCGACGACGCCGCCGAGACGCTCCTCAGACGGGAGTTCCCCGTGATACTCGCCGGGTTCGGCGGCTATCCGCTGGAACGGGACCTGATGAACCGGAGCATCGACCTGTTGGAGGAGTTCGACGGCCTCCACCTCGACACGAGTTTCGTCCGCTTCCGCGGCGTGATGGAGCGCGCGCTGTTGGAGCACCCCGACCGAGTGTTGTTCGGGAGCGGCGCCCCCGAGGCGCACCCGAACGTCGGCGTGATGGAACTACTGACGCTCGACGTTTCGGAGGACGCGATGCGCCGGGCGTTCTCGAAGAACGCCGCGCGTGTTATCCCCGAACTCGGGCCCGGCGAGGAGTGA
- the trpB gene encoding tryptophan synthase subunit beta, producing MSETTFDGKFGDYGGQYVPEALMPAIEELNDAYERYVLGNEDGFMDEFRRRLRDFGGRPTPTQHAERLSERYGREVYLKREDLLHGGAHKLNNALGQVLLAKYMGKERIVAETGAGQHGTATAMAAAHLDMPCEVYMGERDINRQRPNVFRMRLNGSEVNPVTVGRGTLKEAISETMRDWATNVEDTHYVIGSVVGPHPFPAMVRDFQSVISEEARAQMREKTDGLPDSVLACAGGGSNTMGAFAEFVDDDGVGLYAVEAGGSSLDVDEEAGVAPNSASLSTGSEGVLHGARTKLLQDRDGQIMESHSVSSGLDYAGVGPELAHLVDEGRVTAVNVDDDAALTAFHRLSQLEGVIPALETAHAFAYLEENHDELGETVLVNVSGRGDKDLESVIEETSKRDIDIAPDMDAFAGGF from the coding sequence ATGAGCGAGACCACCTTCGACGGCAAGTTCGGCGACTACGGCGGACAGTACGTTCCCGAGGCCCTCATGCCGGCCATCGAGGAACTGAACGACGCGTACGAGCGGTACGTGTTGGGCAACGAGGACGGCTTCATGGACGAGTTCCGGCGCCGCCTCCGCGACTTCGGCGGGCGGCCGACGCCCACCCAGCACGCGGAGCGACTCTCCGAGCGCTACGGCCGCGAGGTGTACCTCAAGCGCGAGGACCTCCTCCACGGCGGCGCGCACAAACTCAACAACGCCCTCGGGCAGGTGCTCCTCGCGAAGTACATGGGCAAAGAGCGCATCGTCGCCGAGACGGGCGCGGGCCAGCACGGCACCGCGACGGCGATGGCGGCCGCCCACCTCGACATGCCCTGCGAGGTGTACATGGGCGAACGCGACATCAACCGCCAGCGACCCAACGTCTTCCGGATGCGGCTGAACGGTTCCGAGGTGAACCCAGTCACCGTCGGCCGCGGCACCCTCAAAGAAGCCATCTCCGAGACGATGCGCGACTGGGCGACGAACGTCGAGGACACCCACTACGTCATCGGGTCGGTCGTCGGCCCGCACCCGTTCCCGGCGATGGTCCGCGACTTTCAATCAGTTATCTCCGAGGAGGCGCGCGCGCAGATGCGCGAGAAGACGGACGGCCTGCCCGATTCGGTGCTCGCCTGCGCCGGCGGCGGGTCGAACACGATGGGCGCGTTCGCGGAGTTCGTCGACGACGACGGCGTGGGTCTCTACGCCGTCGAGGCCGGCGGGTCCTCCCTCGACGTGGACGAGGAGGCGGGCGTCGCTCCCAACTCCGCGTCGCTGTCGACGGGGTCCGAGGGCGTCCTCCACGGCGCGCGGACGAAACTCCTCCAAGACAGGGACGGTCAGATAATGGAGAGCCACAGCGTCTCCTCCGGATTGGACTACGCCGGCGTCGGTCCGGAACTCGCACACCTCGTCGACGAGGGGCGCGTCACGGCCGTGAACGTCGACGACGACGCCGCCCTCACCGCCTTCCACCGCCTCTCGCAGTTGGAGGGGGTCATCCCGGCGCTGGAGACGGCGCACGCGTTCGCCTACTTAGAGGAGAACCACGACGAACTCGGCGAGACGGTGCTGGTGAACGTCTCCGGCCGAGGAGACAAGGACCTCGAATCCGTCATCGAGGAGACGTCGAAGCGCGACATCGACATCGCGCCCGACATGGACGCGTTCGCGGGGGGGTTCTGA
- the trpC gene encoding indole-3-glycerol phosphate synthase: MNASEDSLAPEVRSILNAARERPGGDERVSVSARSFPDAVAETEAAGRVPVVAEVKPTSPTTDGERTDDPVELAEEMVAGGATALSVLTEPDHFGGSTENLRRIREAVDVPVLRKDFVVKESQLDAVEADLVLLIARFVGEDLPDLVTAARERGFQPLVEVHDRAELESALEAGAEIIGVNNRDLGKLEVDLETFESVAPHAPDDVTLLAESGVKTVGDARRMRAAGADALLIGTAIMDGDVRANTERFAGATDAAEDAKTDADTDTETTE, translated from the coding sequence ATGAACGCTAGTGAGGATTCACTCGCCCCCGAGGTCCGCTCCATCCTCAACGCCGCGCGGGAGCGACCCGGCGGCGACGAACGGGTCTCCGTCTCCGCGCGGTCGTTCCCCGACGCCGTCGCCGAGACGGAGGCGGCGGGTCGGGTGCCGGTCGTCGCGGAGGTCAAACCCACCAGCCCGACGACCGACGGCGAACGGACCGACGACCCGGTCGAACTCGCCGAGGAGATGGTCGCCGGCGGCGCGACGGCGCTGTCCGTACTGACCGAACCCGACCACTTCGGCGGGTCGACGGAGAACCTTCGACGAATCCGCGAGGCGGTGGACGTGCCCGTCCTGCGCAAGGACTTCGTCGTGAAGGAGTCGCAGTTAGACGCCGTGGAGGCCGATCTGGTGCTTCTCATCGCGCGGTTCGTGGGTGAAGACCTCCCGGACCTCGTGACGGCGGCGCGAGAGCGCGGGTTCCAACCGCTCGTGGAGGTCCACGACCGGGCGGAACTCGAATCGGCTTTGGAAGCCGGTGCGGAGATTATCGGCGTGAACAACCGCGACCTGGGGAAGTTGGAGGTCGACCTCGAAACGTTCGAGTCGGTCGCGCCCCACGCTCCGGACGACGTGACGCTCCTCGCCGAGAGCGGCGTGAAGACGGTCGGGGACGCCCGGCGGATGCGCGCGGCGGGCGCGGACGCCCTCCTCATCGGCACGGCCATCATGGACGGCGACGTGCGGGCGAACACGGAGCGGTTCGCGGGAGCGACAGACGCTGCCGAGGATGCGAAGACGGACGCGGATACGGATACGGAGACGACAGAATGA
- a CDS encoding MGMT family protein, with translation MNAGVFARHSEVLGRAVQIGVASGSVISVSFPAEVPPDADAEHSLLDRVFDYLEGEPDHFDDAPVALTVPTEHRRVLDAVGNVPYGETVELRRVVRMAGLDPDDEEDASTARTALRENPVPLFVPDHRVEDAAGATPDEVARRLRALESG, from the coding sequence ATGAACGCCGGTGTGTTCGCCCGCCACTCCGAAGTGCTCGGGCGAGCGGTGCAGATAGGCGTCGCGAGCGGAAGCGTCATCAGCGTCTCCTTTCCCGCCGAGGTGCCGCCGGACGCCGACGCGGAGCACTCGCTGCTCGACAGGGTGTTCGACTACCTGGAGGGAGAACCCGACCACTTCGACGACGCGCCCGTGGCGCTGACCGTGCCGACGGAGCACCGGCGCGTCCTCGACGCCGTCGGGAACGTCCCGTACGGGGAGACGGTCGAACTCCGACGCGTCGTCCGCATGGCGGGACTGGACCCCGACGACGAGGAGGACGCGTCGACGGCGCGAACCGCGCTACGAGAGAATCCGGTGCCGCTGTTCGTCCCGGACCACCGCGTCGAGGACGCCGCGGGCGCGACGCCCGACGAGGTGGCCCGGCGCCTGCGGGCGCTCGAATCCGGGTAG
- the lonB gene encoding ATP-dependent protease LonB, with protein sequence MSNDMDTDENSSEEGVDIPEESPDSSTGADEEVFPESVPDDGTDDVDERTIDDLGSDVEVEADVADDVDEDDLLGGLRIDSTSEIEVPDRLVDQVIGQEHARDVVMKAAKQRRHVMMIGSPGTGKSMLAKAMSELLPKEELQDVLVYHNPDDGNNPKVRTVPAGKGEQIVEAHKEEARKRNQMRSFLMWIIIAIVLGYSLIIAGQILLGILAAGVIYLAFRYGSRGSDAMIPNLIVNNADGAAAPFQDATGAHAGALLGDVRHDPFQSGGMETPSHDRVEPGAIHKANKGVLFIDEINTLDIRSQQHLMTAIQEGEFSITGQSERSSGAMVQTEPVPTDFIMIAAGNLDAMENMHPALRSRIKGYGYEVYMDDTIEDTPEMRRKYARFVAQEVKKDGRLPEYSSEAIEEVILEARRRAGRKGHLTLELRNLGGLVRVSGDIARAEDADVVTRAHVLQAKGRSRSIEQQLADDYIERRKDYELQVADGYQVGRVNGLAVMGEDSGIMMPVMAEVTPSQGPGEVIATGKLQEIAMEAVQNVSAIIKKFSDEDISQKDIHIQFVQSYEGVEGDSASVTVATAVISALENVGVDQSLAMTGSLSVRGDVLPVGGVTHKIEAAAKSGCSKVIIPQANMQDVMIEEEYEEMVEIIPVSHISEVLDVALEGEPEKDSLVDRLKSITGSAFNPEQVSGPSSPSPQ encoded by the coding sequence ATGAGTAACGACATGGATACCGACGAAAACTCCTCGGAAGAGGGGGTCGACATCCCCGAAGAGTCCCCCGACTCCTCCACCGGTGCGGACGAGGAGGTCTTCCCGGAGTCGGTCCCCGACGACGGGACCGACGACGTCGACGAGCGGACTATCGACGACCTCGGGAGCGACGTCGAAGTCGAAGCCGACGTCGCCGACGACGTGGACGAAGACGACCTCCTCGGTGGGCTCCGGATCGATTCGACGAGCGAGATAGAGGTGCCGGACCGCCTCGTCGACCAAGTTATCGGTCAGGAGCACGCCCGCGACGTGGTCATGAAGGCCGCCAAACAGCGCCGCCACGTCATGATGATCGGGTCGCCCGGGACGGGCAAATCGATGCTCGCCAAGGCGATGTCCGAACTGCTGCCGAAAGAGGAACTGCAGGACGTTCTCGTCTACCACAACCCCGACGACGGCAACAACCCCAAGGTCCGAACGGTCCCCGCGGGGAAAGGCGAACAGATAGTCGAGGCCCACAAAGAAGAGGCGCGCAAGCGCAACCAGATGCGCTCGTTCCTCATGTGGATCATCATCGCAATCGTCCTCGGCTACTCGCTCATCATCGCCGGGCAGATACTGCTCGGAATCCTCGCGGCCGGCGTCATCTACCTCGCCTTCCGCTACGGCTCCCGCGGAAGCGACGCGATGATTCCGAACCTCATCGTCAACAACGCCGACGGCGCGGCCGCGCCGTTCCAGGACGCCACGGGCGCGCACGCCGGTGCGCTCCTCGGCGACGTCCGGCACGACCCGTTCCAGTCCGGCGGGATGGAGACGCCGAGCCACGACCGCGTGGAACCCGGCGCCATCCACAAGGCGAACAAGGGCGTGCTGTTCATCGACGAGATAAACACGCTCGACATCCGCTCCCAGCAGCACCTGATGACGGCCATCCAGGAGGGCGAGTTCTCCATCACGGGCCAGTCCGAGCGCTCCTCGGGCGCGATGGTCCAGACGGAACCCGTCCCGACGGACTTCATCATGATCGCAGCCGGGAACCTCGACGCGATGGAGAACATGCACCCCGCCCTGCGCTCGCGCATCAAGGGGTACGGGTACGAGGTGTACATGGACGACACCATCGAGGACACCCCCGAGATGCGGCGCAAGTACGCGCGCTTCGTCGCACAGGAGGTCAAGAAGGACGGCCGCCTGCCCGAATACAGCTCCGAGGCCATCGAGGAGGTCATCCTCGAAGCCCGCCGCCGCGCGGGCCGGAAGGGCCACCTCACGCTCGAACTGCGCAACCTCGGCGGTCTGGTCCGCGTCTCGGGCGACATCGCCCGCGCGGAGGACGCCGACGTGGTCACCCGCGCGCACGTGCTGCAGGCGAAGGGCCGCAGCCGCTCCATCGAACAGCAGCTCGCGGACGACTACATCGAGCGCCGCAAGGACTACGAACTGCAGGTGGCCGACGGCTACCAGGTCGGCCGCGTCAACGGTCTCGCCGTCATGGGCGAGGACTCCGGCATCATGATGCCCGTGATGGCCGAGGTCACGCCCTCGCAGGGGCCGGGCGAGGTCATCGCCACCGGGAAACTTCAGGAGATAGCGATGGAGGCCGTCCAGAACGTATCGGCCATCATCAAGAAGTTCTCCGACGAGGACATCTCCCAGAAGGACATCCACATCCAGTTCGTGCAGTCCTACGAGGGCGTGGAGGGCGACTCCGCGTCCGTGACGGTCGCCACGGCGGTCATCTCCGCGCTGGAGAACGTCGGCGTCGACCAGTCGCTCGCCATGACCGGCAGCCTGTCCGTCCGCGGGGACGTGCTCCCCGTCGGCGGCGTCACGCACAAGATAGAGGCCGCCGCGAAATCGGGCTGCTCGAAGGTCATCATCCCGCAGGCGAACATGCAGGACGTGATGATCGAAGAGGAGTACGAGGAGATGGTCGAGATCATCCCCGTCAGCCACATCAGCGAAGTGCTCGACGTGGCGCTCGAGGGCGAACCCGAGAAGGACTCGCTCGTCGACCGCCTCAAGAGCATCACCGGCTCCGCGTTCAACCCGGAGCAGGTGTCCGGGCCGTCGAGCCCGAGCCCGCAGTAA